In Pseudoduganella albidiflava, a single window of DNA contains:
- a CDS encoding alpha/beta fold hydrolase translates to MKEFHHISQADCAEVVEGPAPAALPIVRYKTANIDGVEVFYREAGPVGAPVLLLLHGFPTSSHMFRNLIPVLAKRYHVIAPDYPGFGQSGVPDRSAFAYTFANLATIIDKLTVLLGAMKYSMYLMDYGAPIGYRLALAHPDRIQALVIQNGNAYDEGIAGAFWDPFKAYWADGSQASREALARFVTLETTRLHYMDGMSDIARVSPDSWMIDQALLDRPGIRDIHLDLFHDYGSNVALYPEFQAFFRRCKPPALILWGKNDPIFPEAGAHPYLRDLPRAELHVLDTGHYALEDKFNAMVPLIGDFLERNSWGRYRS, encoded by the coding sequence ATGAAAGAGTTTCACCACATTTCACAAGCCGACTGCGCGGAGGTCGTGGAAGGCCCCGCCCCGGCGGCATTGCCGATCGTTCGCTACAAGACGGCGAACATCGATGGCGTGGAGGTGTTCTATCGCGAAGCCGGGCCGGTGGGCGCGCCGGTCCTCCTGCTCCTGCACGGGTTTCCAACCTCTTCCCACATGTTCCGCAACCTCATTCCCGTGCTGGCGAAACGCTACCACGTGATCGCGCCCGATTATCCCGGCTTTGGCCAGAGCGGGGTGCCCGACCGGTCCGCGTTCGCGTACACCTTCGCCAACCTGGCGACCATCATCGACAAGCTGACGGTCTTGCTGGGCGCGATGAAGTACAGCATGTACCTGATGGACTACGGCGCCCCGATCGGCTATCGGCTCGCACTCGCGCACCCCGACCGTATCCAGGCACTGGTCATCCAGAACGGGAATGCCTATGACGAGGGCATCGCGGGCGCATTCTGGGATCCGTTCAAGGCTTATTGGGCGGATGGATCGCAGGCCAGCCGCGAGGCGCTTGCCCGCTTCGTCACGCTGGAAACGACCAGGCTTCATTACATGGATGGCATGAGCGACATCGCCCGCGTCAGCCCGGACAGCTGGATGATCGACCAGGCATTGCTCGACCGGCCCGGTATCCGCGATATCCACCTCGACCTGTTTCACGACTATGGCAGCAATGTCGCGCTGTATCCGGAATTCCAGGCATTCTTCCGGCGCTGCAAGCCGCCCGCGCTGATCCTGTGGGGGAAGAACGATCCGATCTTTCCGGAGGCGGGGGCGCACCCTTACTTGCGCGACCTGCCCAGGGCGGAGCTGCATGTTCTCGATACGGGGCACTATGCGCTGGAGGACAAGTTCAATGCGATGGTGCCGCTGATCGGTGATTTTTTGGAGCGGAACTCGTGGGGGCGGTATCGGTCTTGA
- a CDS encoding helicase, producing the protein MSQLSFQQQAAIWGQAYEVLVKRGVLACLIELKLLPPEHPGLLLWRETRLLSVSACVIRELDLLDETSRDVVKAAIEHMALTAYGLGYTAMREYLKPLCRRIEAGSLRLRAIWCPLALPGSSSAPAEARLANRLAFVKEFGLSGAADPALSAKGMPANADFLLWLSGDSREDHLLVQEYSYDMPSELGDFRDQDAHLDEIVRHRRFVDSRSVFARVAAEVDGERFELSSDIRNHLNALSGHDKPLYKLCQASAYGESTIRTLRAAGVMANPCVVRALAITPNGLESLAARFDDQQGGTDRALMEQMAHAYRHTKKMADGDEDGLTEQTEAVFNSVLRKLPAALQRGMKGLRAMPKPGEDYQFDFHENLPRFANPMEKFSLAASLDMVEHDAELTDFLGQPAKVAMSAAFAKYDVDGQGISLRDLHAAAVVAGMEREAAGKLNVIALEGNPGIGKTTAVRKHLGAKQEGYLFLYVSPRVVINRDVTESLARYEGEPTGILTVTTNAQLIASAQRWHLQQVKEGKAQSRHIEGAVVADGVRNLVKPAAGTILVLEPETEQEIEDNFASSRIRKDTLSENEDRVSEKSLVGVLKGMAATTRELLVLNPNVNRVVMTAALQGFRDRGGGKTTMDALSSLFNNPCNHVHAAIKERKKFAESIPNIVVMVDELAGDGAGAPFVHAVAKWLRNEFIHCFEDEPSPFTVTLIVSDASLGNEVVLDRYLNAGDRTPDKVLISRSEGDRAFRIAVTDIKIGGVKTKTFHVMTNSYPASELGIHYRVRMTSIHPEETSQGLLETPRQAIRREAEAKLLESAAEEICHALSKGAAQVIYFAQDKLFLSSLKDLLARRRTFGLGDENVQILDSSVPGWRRKQLVEPETRDEVRVFLMTSSGARGVSFPKTDWIIATVPRFNIEAALMEIAQLIYRGRGQYLNEEGVKVSGDSVPRQLVMMVDDFIIGDGPTDKRQWLRQSLDLLTLLVMLRSTIYTRITGDAGLRQPLALVPVGAVGTEELISIMSQHVSNFLKEAEVLKLRGKDPLRVGLVKAAGANIVELFSRTKLQAVGKKDVDSRTVVKESELSSMRELATNAISPLLCYSETSSFPDHTYFAGPVIVENWGAFAKQEVFTFEGHEAETAQSTRKLLNQLYQIDGDKGYPNTLRTPAKSLAELLRRDNQDSAVEFSTLKDLKSPNTWVAVPAGYLQFMQAEVANSGLFFELRDSDLWLNALSKSLCVGSAAMPPIARYRSFPWCAVVGVVEPLRLAQVFDDRYFMASNELNLLNTLLLSER; encoded by the coding sequence ATGAGCCAGCTATCTTTCCAACAGCAAGCGGCGATCTGGGGGCAAGCCTACGAAGTTCTGGTCAAGCGAGGCGTGCTCGCATGCTTGATCGAGTTGAAGCTGTTGCCACCGGAACATCCTGGCTTGCTTTTGTGGCGCGAAACCCGGCTCCTGAGCGTGTCAGCCTGTGTCATCCGCGAGCTTGACCTGCTGGATGAAACTTCGCGAGACGTTGTCAAGGCGGCGATCGAGCATATGGCTCTGACAGCATATGGACTCGGATATACGGCGATGCGTGAATATCTGAAGCCTTTGTGCAGGCGCATAGAAGCCGGTAGCCTCCGCTTGCGAGCTATCTGGTGCCCGTTGGCGCTACCCGGCAGTTCCAGTGCTCCGGCAGAGGCCCGGCTCGCGAATCGTCTGGCGTTTGTAAAGGAGTTCGGGCTTTCTGGTGCCGCCGATCCTGCCCTGTCTGCAAAGGGAATGCCAGCCAATGCCGACTTCCTGCTTTGGTTATCCGGGGATTCGCGTGAAGACCACCTCCTGGTGCAGGAGTACTCGTACGATATGCCTTCCGAGCTCGGTGATTTTCGCGACCAGGATGCGCATCTCGACGAAATCGTCAGGCATCGGCGTTTCGTCGACTCACGCAGCGTCTTTGCCCGCGTAGCCGCTGAAGTCGATGGCGAACGTTTCGAGCTATCGAGCGACATCCGAAATCACCTGAACGCACTCTCTGGCCACGACAAGCCGCTCTACAAGCTGTGCCAGGCCAGCGCTTATGGCGAGTCCACCATCAGGACACTTCGTGCCGCCGGTGTCATGGCCAATCCCTGCGTCGTTCGTGCATTGGCCATCACACCGAACGGGCTCGAAAGCCTTGCTGCCCGTTTCGATGACCAGCAAGGAGGCACTGACCGCGCGCTCATGGAGCAGATGGCCCATGCATACCGCCACACAAAAAAAATGGCCGATGGCGACGAGGATGGCTTGACCGAGCAAACGGAAGCAGTGTTCAACAGTGTGTTGCGAAAGCTGCCGGCCGCGCTTCAGCGTGGCATGAAAGGTCTCCGCGCCATGCCGAAGCCGGGCGAAGACTACCAGTTCGATTTCCACGAGAACCTGCCCAGGTTCGCGAACCCGATGGAGAAGTTCAGTTTGGCGGCGTCGCTCGATATGGTCGAGCACGACGCCGAACTTACCGATTTCCTCGGCCAGCCAGCGAAAGTCGCGATGTCCGCAGCCTTTGCAAAATACGATGTCGATGGCCAGGGTATTTCACTCAGGGACCTGCATGCCGCTGCGGTCGTTGCCGGCATGGAGAGAGAGGCGGCCGGAAAACTCAATGTCATTGCGCTGGAGGGGAATCCAGGAATCGGCAAGACGACGGCGGTCCGCAAGCACCTGGGAGCAAAACAGGAGGGCTATTTGTTCCTATATGTGAGCCCGCGAGTCGTCATCAACCGTGATGTCACGGAAAGCCTCGCACGCTACGAGGGCGAGCCGACCGGCATTCTCACCGTTACCACGAACGCGCAACTGATTGCTTCCGCACAGCGGTGGCATCTGCAGCAGGTAAAGGAAGGCAAGGCACAGAGCCGGCATATCGAAGGCGCGGTCGTAGCGGACGGTGTTCGTAACCTGGTCAAGCCTGCGGCTGGCACCATTCTTGTGCTGGAACCAGAAACTGAGCAAGAAATCGAGGACAACTTCGCCAGCAGCAGGATAAGGAAAGATACGCTTTCGGAAAATGAAGACCGGGTCAGCGAGAAATCGCTGGTTGGCGTTCTCAAAGGAATGGCAGCGACAACGCGAGAGTTGCTCGTGTTGAACCCGAACGTGAATCGTGTCGTCATGACCGCCGCACTGCAAGGATTCCGGGATCGGGGGGGCGGGAAAACGACCATGGACGCGCTTTCCAGCCTCTTCAATAATCCTTGCAACCATGTTCACGCGGCCATCAAGGAACGAAAAAAGTTCGCAGAAAGCATCCCGAACATCGTTGTCATGGTCGACGAATTGGCAGGCGATGGGGCGGGCGCGCCTTTTGTGCACGCGGTAGCGAAGTGGCTCCGTAACGAGTTCATACATTGTTTTGAAGACGAACCCAGTCCGTTTACGGTGACACTAATTGTCTCTGACGCGTCCCTGGGCAACGAGGTGGTCCTGGACCGATACCTCAACGCCGGCGATCGTACGCCGGACAAAGTGCTCATCTCTCGTTCAGAGGGCGACCGTGCATTTCGCATCGCAGTCACCGACATAAAAATTGGCGGAGTCAAGACAAAGACATTTCATGTAATGACCAACAGCTATCCCGCGAGTGAGCTGGGGATTCATTATCGCGTTCGGATGACGTCAATCCATCCTGAAGAAACCAGCCAGGGCCTGCTGGAAACTCCTCGCCAGGCGATTCGACGCGAAGCCGAAGCGAAGCTTCTGGAGTCCGCGGCTGAAGAAATCTGCCACGCCTTGAGTAAAGGTGCCGCGCAGGTAATCTATTTCGCTCAAGACAAGCTGTTTTTGAGCAGTTTGAAAGACCTCCTTGCCCGCCGGAGAACGTTTGGGCTTGGCGATGAGAATGTGCAAATTCTGGACTCGTCGGTACCAGGTTGGCGCAGGAAGCAATTGGTCGAGCCCGAGACTCGCGACGAAGTTCGGGTATTCCTCATGACGTCCTCCGGCGCGCGGGGTGTCTCGTTCCCAAAAACTGACTGGATTATCGCGACGGTTCCTCGATTCAACATCGAAGCGGCCTTGATGGAAATCGCTCAGTTGATCTATCGCGGCCGTGGTCAGTATCTAAATGAGGAGGGGGTAAAAGTTTCCGGGGATAGTGTTCCCCGGCAGTTAGTGATGATGGTCGACGACTTCATCATTGGCGATGGTCCGACGGACAAGCGCCAGTGGTTGCGGCAGTCACTGGATTTGCTCACCCTCCTCGTGATGCTGCGGTCGACCATCTATACGCGCATAACGGGAGACGCAGGCTTGCGGCAGCCTTTGGCACTCGTACCTGTCGGGGCGGTCGGTACCGAAGAACTGATCAGCATCATGTCCCAACACGTGAGCAATTTCCTCAAGGAAGCCGAAGTACTCAAGCTTCGAGGAAAGGATCCGCTCCGGGTTGGCCTGGTCAAAGCTGCTGGCGCAAATATTGTCGAGCTATTCTCCCGCACGAAGCTCCAGGCCGTGGGTAAAAAGGATGTCGATAGCCGGACTGTTGTCAAGGAATCTGAACTGTCATCAATGCGGGAGTTGGCCACGAACGCCATCTCCCCTTTACTTTGTTACAGCGAAACGAGCAGTTTCCCCGACCATACATATTTCGCGGGGCCAGTGATTGTCGAAAATTGGGGGGCCTTCGCAAAGCAGGAAGTTTTCACTTTCGAAGGGCACGAAGCCGAGACTGCCCAGTCGACTCGCAAGCTACTCAACCAGCTTTATCAAATCGATGGAGACAAGGGCTATCCGAACACGCTCCGTACACCTGCCAAGTCTCTGGCAGAGCTGCTGCGTCGCGACAATCAGGACTCAGCTGTTGAATTCAGTACGTTGAAGGACCTGAAATCGCCCAACACCTGGGTCGCAGTGCCCGCAGGTTATCTGCAGTTCATGCAAGCGGAAGTGGCTAACAGTGGACTGTTTTTCGAGTTGCGCGACTCGGACCTTTGGCTCAACGCTCTCAGCAAATCGTTGTGCGTCGGGTCTGCGGCGATGCCACCCATCGCACGATACAGGTCCTTCCCGTGGTGTGCCGTAGTCGGAGTGGTTGAACCGCTCAGATTGGCACAGGTTTTCGATGACCGCTACTTCATGGCTTCGAATGAATTAAATCTGTTGAATACCTTGCTGCTCTCTGAGCGCTAG
- a CDS encoding LysR family transcriptional regulator gives MDLLALADFNLVARHGGFGRAARATGRPKATLSRRVAELESSLELRLFERGARTLKLTEEGRALFERTGALLTEIDETAAAIASGGDRPRGRLRISAPLLFSQTAMGRLAAGFALKYPDVRVEVTTEDRSVDMVEEGYDLVIRVNPARDENLVGRILLRDRLVVVASPGLARPADGSPVPAVVRGAGDRTAAWEVAGPAARTSIAIDPVLALSSLVMVRDAVRAGVGAGRLPISLVSGDLAAGRLVHWGDVEGPAIELWALYPSRRLLSARVSAVLDFLREAFPKGTPDELAAFIG, from the coding sequence ATGGACTTGCTTGCCCTTGCCGATTTCAATCTCGTTGCCCGCCACGGTGGCTTCGGCCGCGCCGCCCGGGCTACCGGACGCCCGAAAGCCACGCTGTCGCGCCGCGTGGCGGAACTGGAAAGCAGCCTGGAACTGCGCCTGTTCGAACGGGGCGCACGCACGTTGAAGCTGACGGAGGAGGGCAGGGCACTGTTCGAGCGCACTGGCGCCTTGCTGACGGAGATCGACGAAACGGCGGCCGCGATTGCCTCGGGCGGCGACCGGCCGCGTGGCCGCCTGCGCATCAGTGCGCCGCTGCTGTTTTCGCAGACCGCGATGGGGCGCCTGGCGGCGGGGTTCGCGCTGAAGTATCCAGATGTGCGGGTCGAGGTCACCACGGAAGACCGCTCCGTGGACATGGTGGAAGAGGGCTACGACCTGGTCATCCGCGTCAATCCGGCGCGGGATGAAAACCTGGTCGGCCGCATCCTGCTGCGTGACCGGCTGGTGGTCGTGGCATCGCCTGGCCTCGCCCGGCCAGCGGATGGTTCACCGGTGCCCGCCGTGGTGCGCGGCGCGGGCGACCGGACCGCGGCATGGGAAGTCGCGGGCCCGGCGGCCCGGACCAGTATCGCCATCGATCCGGTGCTGGCACTGTCGTCGCTCGTGATGGTGCGCGACGCGGTGCGAGCTGGCGTCGGCGCCGGGCGCCTGCCCATATCGCTCGTGAGCGGCGACCTGGCGGCTGGCAGGCTAGTGCATTGGGGCGACGTGGAAGGCCCTGCCATCGAACTGTGGGCGCTCTATCCGAGCCGCCGGTTGCTGAGCGCCAGGGTGTCCGCCGTCCTCGATTTCCTGAGGGAGGCTTTTCCGAAGGGGACGCCGGACGAGCTGGCGGCGTTCATTGGATGA
- a CDS encoding SDR family oxidoreductase — translation MTILVTGATGTVGRNVVEQLARRGASVRALVRDPSKASFPAGVTVVQGDLLDVDSLRGAFEGVTTLFLLNAVVPDEFTQALVALNVARAAGVKRVVYLSVIHSDVYVNVPHFAGKFGVERMLENMGFQATVLRPAYFIDNDLTVKDAVLGHGVYPMPVGAKGLAMIDARDIGEIAAIELLRRERSNEALPFERINLVGPDTLTGPEIAGIWSEVLGRPVGYGGDDTAAFERNLRNFMPGWMAFDMRLMAERFISDGMLPGAGDVARLTEMLGRPLRSYREFAAGVAAAA, via the coding sequence ATGACCATTCTCGTTACCGGTGCCACCGGCACTGTCGGCCGCAACGTCGTCGAACAACTCGCCCGCCGCGGCGCCAGCGTGCGGGCGCTCGTTCGCGATCCTTCCAAGGCCAGCTTCCCCGCCGGGGTGACAGTCGTACAGGGCGACCTGCTCGATGTGGACTCGCTGCGCGGCGCCTTCGAAGGCGTCACCACGCTGTTCCTCCTCAACGCCGTGGTGCCGGACGAATTCACCCAGGCACTGGTGGCGCTGAACGTGGCCCGCGCCGCGGGTGTGAAGCGCGTGGTCTACCTGTCGGTGATCCACAGCGACGTGTACGTGAACGTGCCGCACTTCGCCGGCAAGTTCGGCGTCGAGCGGATGCTGGAAAACATGGGCTTCCAGGCCACCGTGCTGCGGCCCGCCTACTTCATCGACAACGATCTCACCGTGAAGGATGCGGTGCTGGGCCATGGCGTGTATCCGATGCCGGTCGGCGCCAAGGGTCTGGCGATGATCGATGCGCGCGACATCGGCGAGATCGCCGCCATCGAGCTGCTGCGGCGCGAGCGCTCCAACGAAGCGCTGCCGTTCGAACGCATCAACCTCGTCGGACCGGACACGCTGACCGGCCCGGAGATCGCTGGCATCTGGAGCGAGGTACTGGGGCGGCCGGTGGGTTACGGCGGCGACGATACCGCCGCATTCGAGCGGAACCTGCGGAACTTCATGCCGGGATGGATGGCGTTCGACATGCGCCTGATGGCCGAGCGCTTCATCAGCGACGGCATGCTGCCCGGCGCCGGAGATGTGGCGCGCTTGACGGAGATGCTGGGGCGGCCGCTGCGCTCCTACCGTGAATTCGCTGCTGGCGTGGCCGCCGCGGCCTGA
- a CDS encoding AtaL-like protein — translation MIYSTATVPVNPEGATPLTRAQAWAGLVSKARDARLFLPPGLCTCCDVVEESATHIVREAVIAGDALREIISFEPMAKVSFFQASGPREGVIVNELFEDGTGALHLRFYCYLGLRGKEPGGTEEQAEQAWMDSDKGYRTALLSTLQRTRELAGEGRL, via the coding sequence ATGATTTATTCGACTGCGACCGTTCCCGTGAATCCGGAGGGCGCGACCCCGCTGACGCGTGCGCAGGCGTGGGCCGGGCTGGTATCGAAGGCCCGGGATGCGCGCCTGTTCCTGCCGCCCGGCTTGTGCACGTGTTGCGATGTCGTCGAGGAGAGTGCGACGCATATCGTCCGCGAGGCCGTCATTGCCGGGGATGCTTTACGGGAGATCATCAGCTTCGAGCCCATGGCGAAGGTGTCGTTCTTCCAGGCCAGCGGGCCGCGCGAAGGCGTGATCGTCAACGAGCTGTTCGAGGATGGAACCGGCGCGTTGCACTTGCGGTTCTACTGCTACCTGGGGTTGCGGGGGAAGGAGCCTGGTGGGACGGAAGAACAGGCCGAGCAGGCCTGGATGGATAGCGACAAGGGTTATCGGACCGCGTTGCTGTCGACGTTGCAGAGGACTCGGGAACTGGCTGGGGAAGGACGGCTTTGA
- a CDS encoding STY0301 family protein: MTSNHFPRYLLAAALTLQAANVAAQGKHIACSSQIQPQAIKVAAGAGWVPHVEFPLQLYSAGMSSGPPGSLLTLRGEELRRTEHVISTRYAFEPGAPSNQAWLDCAYGEGGEISISQRLSDRIRECTVTKFRPVAGEPRRIEIRCR; this comes from the coding sequence ATGACTTCGAACCATTTTCCTCGCTATCTTCTCGCCGCAGCGTTGACTCTTCAGGCGGCAAACGTCGCGGCGCAGGGCAAGCACATCGCTTGTTCATCGCAGATTCAGCCGCAAGCGATCAAGGTTGCAGCTGGCGCTGGCTGGGTACCCCATGTCGAGTTCCCGTTGCAGCTTTACTCGGCGGGCATGTCGTCCGGCCCGCCCGGCAGCCTGCTGACCCTGCGTGGCGAAGAACTACGCAGGACGGAGCACGTGATCTCGACGAGATATGCCTTCGAACCAGGCGCGCCTTCAAACCAGGCGTGGCTCGACTGTGCGTACGGAGAGGGTGGCGAGATTTCGATTTCCCAACGCCTGAGTGATCGCATCAGGGAATGCACGGTCACGAAGTTCAGGCCGGTGGCTGGTGAGCCACGGCGTATTGAAATACGGTGCAGGTAG
- a CDS encoding PGN_0703 family putative restriction endonuclease, which produces MHQQHPSLYQQVGNLPDESQRKRRIRFHQGWWRTFVLTEAAGAHPLRAGETVCNVLDGGEISKKNLFGPGTVAAVEATLAARSKASGGLIDQRRLFNNLLSSQPLVFNFFGPLQQDLALATRVVQALFPGVDEVTAILFEYAPDSWIDNSAFDVALEITSQGRSGLLGLECKFTEPFSPTEYNTEDYRKLATACEAFTVPYEACIKPEFNQLFRNQLIAEHQVREKKKYAFRMTGLFCEPGDDSAIATGKAFRAMLRDGDSSFHVVTYTAFIEALQRLELTWEQREWSMMLWARYCALGLSAGAYGER; this is translated from the coding sequence ATGCACCAACAACACCCCAGTCTCTACCAGCAAGTCGGCAACCTGCCCGACGAATCCCAGCGCAAGCGCCGCATCCGCTTCCACCAGGGCTGGTGGCGCACCTTCGTGCTGACGGAAGCCGCCGGTGCCCACCCGCTGCGCGCCGGAGAGACCGTCTGCAATGTGCTGGATGGCGGCGAAATCTCGAAGAAAAACCTGTTCGGTCCAGGCACCGTGGCGGCCGTCGAAGCAACGCTGGCCGCGCGCAGCAAGGCATCGGGTGGCCTGATCGACCAGCGCCGCCTGTTCAACAACCTGCTCTCCAGCCAGCCACTGGTGTTCAACTTCTTCGGTCCGCTGCAGCAGGACCTGGCGCTGGCGACGCGGGTGGTCCAGGCGCTGTTCCCCGGCGTCGACGAAGTCACGGCCATCCTGTTCGAATATGCGCCAGACAGCTGGATCGACAATTCCGCGTTCGACGTGGCGCTGGAAATCACATCGCAGGGCCGCAGCGGCCTGCTCGGGCTGGAGTGCAAATTCACCGAGCCCTTCTCGCCTACGGAATACAACACGGAGGACTACCGCAAGCTGGCAACGGCATGCGAGGCGTTCACCGTGCCATACGAAGCCTGCATCAAGCCGGAATTCAACCAGCTGTTCCGCAACCAGCTCATCGCCGAACACCAGGTGCGCGAGAAGAAGAAGTATGCGTTCCGGATGACGGGCCTGTTCTGCGAGCCCGGCGATGACAGCGCCATCGCTACCGGCAAAGCGTTCCGCGCCATGCTCCGGGACGGCGACAGCTCGTTCCATGTCGTCACCTACACGGCCTTCATCGAGGCGTTGCAGCGGCTGGAGCTGACGTGGGAGCAGCGCGAGTGGAGCATGATGCTGTGGGCCCGGTACTGCGCACTGGGGCTCAGCGCCGG